From the genome of Litorilinea aerophila, one region includes:
- the topA gene encoding type I DNA topoisomerase, with protein MTKLVIVESPTKARTIRNFLPQEYRVEASMGHIRDLPASASEIPPAYKGEPWSRLGVDVEHDFKPLYVVPSEKKKVVTQLRKLLKEADELILATDEDREGESIGWHLTQVLKPKVPVHRMVFHEITREAILQALQQTRDIDLNLVRAQEARRILDRLVGYTVSPLLWKKIAPRLSAGRVQSVAVRLLVQRERERRAFRAGTYWDLKALLNKRPDSPAHRFEAQLVSVGGVRVASGRDFDEATGQIAEGKEVLLLDQAAAEALRERLLQGVWRVTGVESREVERSPAPPFTTSTLQQEANRKLGLSAKETMRIAQSLYENGYITYMRTDSVHLSDQAIQAARRRVSELYGQEYLTRQPRRYRTQSKSAQEAHEAIRPAGDQMLPADQLPISGMERRLYELIWMRTVATQMANARLRFTTVTVEVDDAVFRASGRQVLFPGFFRAYVEGSDDPEAALENQEAPLPELAVGEEVDCRELEAVGHETKPPARYTEATLVKALEAEGIGRPSTYATIIDTILQRGYAFKQRKELVPTFTAFAVTALLEEHFFDLVDLNFTANMEQTLDDIAAGEKDWLEYLRQFYLGENGLENQVKTKEANIDPRTASAVNLDDLHAEVRIGQFGPYVARETNGDRVTAGLPPDLPPADLSDELVEQLLTQKSDGPHQLGTDPESGLPVYLKAGPYGPYVQLGDDDNGKGKPKRVGLLKGMEPEQVDLELALKLLSLPRTLGNHPETGKPVQAGVGRFGPYVVHDGKFASIKPPDHVLTIELPRALELLAQASTRRGRGSQQVIKELGEHPDGGVVQVLEGRYGPYVKHKRTNATIPKDVDPAEVTLEQALEWLAAKKASKKKTTRSRRKS; from the coding sequence AAAGGTGGTCACCCAGCTACGCAAGCTCCTGAAGGAGGCGGATGAGCTGATCCTGGCCACCGACGAAGACCGGGAGGGCGAGAGCATCGGCTGGCATCTGACCCAGGTGCTCAAGCCCAAGGTGCCCGTCCACCGCATGGTCTTTCATGAAATCACCCGGGAAGCCATTCTGCAGGCCTTGCAGCAGACCCGGGACATCGACCTGAACCTGGTTCGCGCCCAGGAAGCCCGGCGCATCCTGGATCGGCTGGTGGGCTACACGGTCTCCCCTCTCCTGTGGAAGAAGATTGCCCCCCGGCTTTCGGCCGGCCGCGTCCAGAGCGTGGCCGTGCGCCTGTTGGTCCAGCGGGAGCGGGAACGCCGGGCCTTCCGGGCCGGCACCTACTGGGATCTGAAGGCTTTGCTCAACAAGCGGCCTGACAGCCCGGCCCATCGGTTTGAAGCCCAGCTGGTTTCGGTGGGCGGAGTCCGGGTGGCCAGTGGCCGCGACTTCGATGAAGCCACCGGCCAGATCGCCGAAGGCAAGGAGGTCCTCCTGCTGGATCAGGCCGCCGCGGAGGCTCTGCGGGAACGGCTGCTCCAGGGCGTGTGGCGGGTCACCGGGGTGGAAAGCCGGGAAGTTGAGCGCTCTCCTGCGCCCCCGTTTACCACCAGCACCCTGCAGCAGGAGGCCAACCGCAAGCTGGGCCTGAGCGCCAAAGAGACCATGCGCATCGCCCAGTCCCTTTACGAGAACGGCTACATCACCTACATGCGGACCGATTCTGTCCACCTAAGCGACCAGGCCATCCAGGCGGCCCGGCGCCGGGTTTCGGAACTCTACGGGCAGGAATATCTGACCCGCCAGCCCCGGCGCTATCGAACCCAATCCAAGAGCGCCCAGGAAGCCCACGAGGCCATCCGCCCGGCCGGCGACCAGATGCTGCCCGCCGATCAGCTCCCCATTTCGGGGATGGAACGGCGCCTCTACGAGCTCATCTGGATGCGGACCGTGGCCACCCAGATGGCCAACGCCCGGCTGCGCTTTACCACGGTCACCGTGGAGGTGGACGACGCCGTCTTTCGGGCCAGCGGCCGCCAGGTGCTCTTTCCGGGCTTTTTCCGGGCCTACGTGGAAGGGTCGGACGACCCCGAGGCCGCGCTGGAGAATCAGGAGGCACCCCTGCCCGAGCTGGCAGTGGGCGAAGAGGTGGATTGTCGGGAGTTGGAGGCTGTGGGCCACGAGACCAAGCCGCCGGCCCGCTACACCGAGGCCACCCTGGTCAAGGCATTGGAGGCCGAAGGCATCGGGCGCCCCAGCACCTACGCCACCATCATCGACACCATCCTGCAGCGGGGGTATGCCTTCAAGCAGCGCAAGGAGCTGGTGCCCACTTTCACCGCCTTTGCGGTGACCGCGCTGCTGGAGGAGCATTTCTTTGACCTAGTGGACCTGAACTTCACCGCCAACATGGAGCAGACCCTGGACGACATTGCCGCGGGGGAAAAGGATTGGCTGGAATACCTGCGCCAGTTCTACCTGGGCGAGAATGGGCTGGAGAATCAGGTCAAGACCAAAGAGGCCAACATCGATCCCCGCACGGCCAGCGCCGTCAACCTGGACGACCTCCACGCCGAGGTGCGCATCGGCCAGTTCGGACCCTACGTGGCCAGGGAGACCAACGGCGACCGGGTGACGGCGGGCCTGCCGCCCGACCTGCCGCCTGCGGATCTCTCCGACGAGCTGGTGGAGCAGCTCCTCACCCAGAAGAGCGATGGGCCCCACCAGCTGGGTACGGACCCGGAGAGCGGCCTGCCCGTCTATCTGAAGGCAGGTCCCTACGGACCCTATGTTCAGCTGGGGGATGATGACAACGGCAAGGGGAAACCCAAGCGGGTCGGCCTGCTCAAGGGCATGGAGCCAGAGCAGGTGGACCTGGAGCTGGCCCTGAAGCTGTTGAGCCTCCCCCGGACCCTGGGCAATCATCCCGAGACCGGCAAGCCGGTTCAGGCCGGGGTCGGCCGCTTCGGACCGTATGTGGTGCACGACGGCAAGTTTGCCAGCATCAAACCGCCGGACCACGTGTTGACCATCGAGTTGCCCCGGGCGCTAGAGCTCCTTGCCCAGGCATCCACCCGCCGGGGACGGGGCAGCCAGCAGGTGATCAAAGAGCTGGGGGAGCACCCCGACGGTGGCGTGGTGCAGGTGCTGGAGGGGCGCTATGGTCCCTACGTCAAACACAAGCGCACCAACGCCACCATTCCCAAGGATGTGGATCCGGCAGAGGTAACCCTGGAACAGGCGCTGGAATGGCTGGCCGCCAAAAAGGCCAGCAAGAAGAAGACGACGAGAAGTCGCCGGAAGTCGTAG